A part of Uloborus diversus isolate 005 chromosome 6, Udiv.v.3.1, whole genome shotgun sequence genomic DNA contains:
- the LOC129224879 gene encoding formin-1-like produces the protein MTKILSSSDDEQKSLLQDMMDTFLPKALADTRLQMDNLEHCKKRFRNTQKFFRFQPKSNNESEWPKEFFSLWMPFCSDFKDIWKKEQQRKIQENIAKLRKRVNDIREEKKANIVVAKTKPNGLKARLSKMRNNMMNVS, from the exons ATGACGAAAATCCTGAGTTCATCGGATGACGAGCAGAAGTCACTTTTACAAGACATGATGGATACATTTTTGCCAAAAG CACTGGCGGATACTAGATTGCAAATGGACAATCTTGAACACTGCAAAAAACG gtTCAGAAATACTCAGAAATTCTTCAGATTTCAACCGAAGTCCAACAACGAGAGCGAGTGGCCTAAGGAATTCTTTTCTTTGTGGATGCCTTTCTGTTCAGATTTCAAAGACATCTGGAAGAAAGAACAGCAGCGAAAGATACAGGAAAA catcgCAAAATTAAGGAAGCGTGTTAATGACATCAGAGAAGAAAAGAAAGCGAACATTGTGGTAGCCAAAACGAAGCCAAATGGATTG aaaGCGAGGCTTAGCAAGATGAGGAATAATATGATGAATGTATCTTAA